The DNA segment ttatatttttcacatattttttaaaattgttctcTTTTAGATGTCCAATTtgagaaaatactttttgatgaaGATGGTGGAAAACTTCCTTTTGATGACGAATCTATTTGTGCCATTACAAGTTCTCTGAGTCTTCATTGGGTAAATGATCTTCCTGGACTTTTTTTAGAGATTAAAAGAGTTCTTAAGAAAGATGGAGTATTTTTGGGATCCATGTTTGGAGGGGATACCCTCTATGAAATGAGAAGCTCCCTTCAATTGGCTGAAATGGAAAGAGAGGGCGGATTTGGAGTACATGTATCCCCTTTCATTGATATATCAGATCTTGGTAGCTTGCTAAACCGTGCAGGATTTACGATGCTCACATTGGACGCGGATGAATTACCTATACGtaatcctttttaaattatctttttcctTAGTTGatgtattaattttacttttatgcCAACttataagattaaatattaGTACTTCAAGGGCTTCTGGAATGTATGACGGACAATTCATATATCTCTTTGTTCCTCAgagtattgatatttttctaaattaattttaggttATTCTTCTATCTTTGCTTTAATGAAGGATCTCAAGGGAATGGGTGAAAATAATGCTGTATGGAATCGAAGTCATAGCTTAAAAAGAGATACAATTCTTGCTGCTAATGCTATCTATAATACTCTCTATGCCAATGAAGACAAATCAGCTATTCCAGCTACGTTTCAAATTTACTATTGGATTGGTTGGAAGCCAGATCCATCACAAAAAAAACCCTTAGCTCCTCAAACGCCGAATGTTTCCTTAAAAGATTTGGACCAATTAGATGAAATATTacgagataaaaaataattttaaatataataaagatagtAATAATACTCATTATATTCCTTCTGTTTTTCCATCCCCTATTAAATATGTATCATTTATTAATgcagaaatatattataataattagggAAATTCactcatttttatttccttttattatcGTCCAACTTCTGTTTTTATTTGCATCTTAAATATGGAtattaccaaataaataaaaaaattatccaaggCAATTTAAAGGTCAGTTTAGGAACCCGTAGTTAATAAAGCGAGGGTTTACAGGGCCTTCCGCAGAGTTATATTTTTCTAGGGcatgattttttggaaaataaaatctttttagaaaaaaatttccaaaatctacagctattcactaaaaataaaaaaatattaaattttttcttcaaaaatccatagctattctttaatttttttcaaaaattcacagctgttcacatattttttaaatttttagcggaaaaatctcaaaaattaaatttgaaatattaagtttttttgaaaaaaaatagtagacattaaataagtactgtattaatgtcatattttattaaaattgtagctatacatttgtaattccgCTCTACCCtagctattttagaaacagacACCAAAACTTTACAATAAGAATTTGATCACCCTGAATCTCACCCCTCTACGACATGTGTTCCTTCTCTTACATCATCTTCTTTCTGCTGATAGCCGTAACTAATATATTCTTAAAGTTCTTTATTTTGGGACTTCTTCACTTGTTCCTGTTCTATACTTCACTGCctatcaatacatatatatcttcgGTACTCTAATGCTAAAGTACTCCGACAAGggtaacatacatatatttacaacatCTAGGACTATATGATTAAAAGGGCTACACGTAAAAGAAGAGGCGGATAAGAACCATCATAACAAAAAGAAACGTACCTAAATAAGTAGAAGAAAATAAGACGACAAAGGCAGTGGTGTTACTTTTTGgccaaatgaaaatttatatttaaaaataaggaaataattagttttttaaattcaaaatggtataataaattatattcttttaatttgccACTCCAGATTTTTGACTGGCCCCTAAGCTGAAATCTCACATTCAAAAAAAGCATCGGTAGCACGAAGGCATTTTTTGTATCATCTAATGGTCTGAAATGAAGTCAAATGGTTATTTTTCtatcatcaaatttttattaatatatattatatttaaaatacatcgAATTTATAAAAGCAGACCCAAAGAGTCATTCTTGAATTTTCTGCtgatttattcaaatcttattagTTTTCCTGATAAGTTTCGCTATTTTTCACTCATTATTTAAAGATGAATTATCTTTCATCggtctcttttttttccattctaatttggtcattttttgtttgaacaaaattacgcttgaaaatattgaacattttcGCTGAGATGACAGTAGCTTTAGTCTTGAAGACATTATGACCAAAATTACATTCTtgtagttaaattttaaattttttttttctttgactccTCAAACCAGAATTGAACCCATGATACAAATTTTATGAGAAATTTGAGCTGTTCATAGTCTGTTGATGTGAAAGGCTCTCGAGTCGATTCATGATAccctttttcataataatactgcATGCCACTTATCGTAATGTCATGGAATATGATGTCACAAAGTTTCACATTTCTTTTTTCTGTTAATGTTGGATCGAGAGCTTTTTCATTCAAACGATGTGCCATCCTCGGATTATTTACAGAATCGATCCGAACCAGTTCCAAAATATGAATCCAATTGGGAGAGCCGATTTGTTtgccattgaaatctgaacattcaaaaattgtttcttttttccaattgtttcttatacattttgtaaatatgagAACCATCAAACATAGGGAAAAATGGGGTTTCTGGATCAACTGGATTTGAAATGGACCGTTTGAACTCTCTTTGGGAAAAGTCTTGCTTAATAACCCGTCTATTCGAAGCGTGATTGTCTGCTCCAaaaccttttttcttcaaatcccAATTTGGTGACTTCTTTagttaaaaagttcaaatcttTGGTAATATCTGAATGACTGCATATGAGATGgtattatttgaattgtatccTCATATGATCCACCAACACTAGAAAGCATGAACACACTACAGATATTAGTCCCTTTATCATTTTCAAGGCCACTCAGCTTCCTGCGGTGAAATTGTACTTGCTTTGCAATATAAACTTTATCCGTAATGAGAATAAAAATCTTTTCTCTACTAGATAGAGTTAATTCTTTTGGATAGGTAAGCTCTTTTAACTTCCGTGAAACCTGTAGACACATTCATTGTTTTTGTCCTTTTACTGATGTTATTAGGATGGGGGCAACATCAACAAATTTTCCTTTCGAAGAAATCTATACGCAGCAGAACTTGTAGTTTTTAAGGAAGTTGCAATAGATAATGCCCTTGATGTGTATTGGATTTTTTAGATAAAGCGTAAAGGATTTGCTCACATGCGAAGTTTAcgtttttcttctaaataatttCAAAGCTGCAAATATCAGCCTTCTCCAGCAAAGTTAGAGCAGATGTTATCGAATCATTTTGGGTGATATCTGATATATTTTGCTCTTTtcttttgaggaaaataattaacTCCCTGAGATCATGAATGGAATTTACTTTCGTAAAATTAGGGCTGCTGATGTAAAACTTCAAGAGAGAGCAAGAGATCTTTACACCATTATAAAAAGCTTCATATTACAAGTTTTTCTTAATAAGTAAGCAACTCAAGATTTGTGAGCctttatcattattgttaaaCATCTTGAATAAGGGGATTTCTTCTGAACACTTTCTCCTCAGAACGTTTAATCCATCGACAAGTTCTGTCTCATCtgtaattaacataaaaatagcagacaaaatacttttttcattaaaatggatCTCACCTAATTTCTTTTTAAGGTCAAAAAGGGAGTCACTTTTGGCATCATAAAAATAACTCTCTACCTAAAGCTCATGCCTAAGTTGAAGAGtttcatttctattttgaaatagaCTATTTATTCCTCCATTTGCAGGAAGAGGTTGGCTGAGGTAGAAAGGTGCATTTGGGAATATATTAGGAATTTacccttttttcaatttcagcCGTTGAAGAACTTGAGCCTCCCTTTTCTTCTTACTCCGAGTCAACGAATCGCAACTCTCGGTGATGAAACAAtttgaatttctaatttttccttACTTTTTCGATTGctttaatccaattttttatcACATTTGGGTCATGAGGAAATCTTTAatgatacataaaataaatgataattttcagtAGTTTGTTATGTGTGAAAAGTTAGACCTACTGGTTTTTCACAATTGGGGTTACCTGAAGTGCAAGAAGAGACAATACAGCAATCAGGCATTGTTCAAGGATCATAGGGAGGAAGCCGATtcacaaatataacttttaaaactaCAATAAACAATAAGAGGAGAGAAAAAAGATGAAAGGacggaaaataaatttctatggTTATGTACGTGTATGCCGGCTCATGTACACCTCACtcgagagaaaataaaattgctaAGTCCTTTATTCATGAAGTCCTAGTACAACTTCCCCCTTTTTtgacataaacaatttttatcgtTATTCTCGTTAATATGAAGATCTCGATCATTCCCTTTCCACCGACCCTGTTCAAGGGAGCCGTATGTTAATGAAATGCCACAACCTGGTAAGGAAGCATCCGTAAAAACTTCGAGCGTTGGATTAAATTTCTTCTCACTGGTGTACCGCATTCATAGTTCTTCCCAGCATAATATATCTTTCTCACTCTCGGAGAAGATTTGAATTTCTAGAACTCAAACGCTGGTTTCACACTTCCAATTTACACAGTTATTTGTTGAAGGTCCCGTACCGACAACAATCGCCTTTGGCGGAATTTAGCAACAAGATCTAGGATCTTTTGCGTAGTAATTTGTTGAAGGTATCGGACCAACAACCCTCGCCTTAGGAGGAATTAAGCTGCAAGATCTCGGACCTTTTGCGCAGTTATTTGTTGAAGGTCTCGGACCTACAACTTTGTTCAATGGCGGGATTTAGCGGCAAGATCTTGGATCTTTTGCGCTTTCTCCTCAGGAAGGTTAAGAGTCATGGACACATAGTCCCATAACAACTGTAGAtgaataaattgcaattttggaATCCAAGAACTCTTATTCAAATTGACCTTGAAACCAAGGATTGGGTATAACAGCGATGCTAAGTATGAGGAGAGCGAGGCATGTACAAAGGCCTTGGCCTGTAAAATTAAGTAATCTTACTAGATGCTGCAACTTATCTTAAGTTATGAGCTTAGATGTGAAATCACTTGTTTCAATAGCTTAGTAAAAATTATCGACCAAAACATAAAACGCTGAATTGGATAATACAGTTTCTCcatggaaatttgaaaaaaacgaCTGGGGTTAggacaaaatctttaaaaaaaagcatatgTATCAAACAGATCTAATGAgcataaacaaaaagaagaagaaaaaaaaaggggaatCTTGGTTTAGCCAAAATCTTAATGAATCAACtgattctaatttaaatttagaataaatttattaaaggttttgagattttttgttaCTCTCCATCAAGAGTTATCCTTCTTAGGAACAGGGAATATTCCGAAAATTTAGAAAGGAGACTAATCCCTTATAGTAAATATCTCAAAAGCTCCAGAAAACAACAATTTTGCCTCTTTGTTATCCATTGCCTGTTTAGTCTCAGTGCATAAAGGAGGATTTCCCCCCCACATAGGAACAAGAgggttatttaaataaaaattgtgatttataactatattcaaaatattaaatatagatttacctttaattaaatttgctcAGTTATATGAACATAGTCCTAGCTTCGGTGAGTAGCTGGAAAAAGTAATAAGAAAAGAAGTTAAACCcctaattttaaagtatttgaataGCTTTATCTTAagtctcaaaatcaaaaatatatttaaatgagaaATAACTCAAGGTGGTGTACTTCTGTATCCTTCTCTTGGAGGTATTTCATAACCTCTTGGAGTGTTGACCTTAAGGAAGAGTTAGGGTTCGAAGGCCTGTTAGCCTTTGTCTGGCCAAAAGGCATCTTTTGATACCCTGAACCCCTCCATATCGCAATAGACAAAGCTCGGTCATTCCGAAAATTGTTCAACATCATCTTGATTGATGAAAGACCAAATATAGGATGATTTGGAGCCTAGTCTTTTGATTACGTTTTAAGGGGCTCTTTAAATGAATAGACTTAAATTGTCCTTCTAGCGTTCTTAATGAgcgtttttattctttttcaggCATTGCACCAAGTAAAAAGCATTCGCTTCTACAAAAGTGAAGGGTTCCATGAAGGAAACATGGAAATTTTCCTATTCCTTTAATCACATGACCATGGCATCCATTTTTTCCCTTCCTTGCTTACTGCTTCGTCCAAAAGATCGGCACAGGTAGGGATCGTAATTCACTTTCTAGAAATACCCCTTAACTCCTCATAGGCCCCCATAATGGGTCTAGATGACAACCTGAAACTCTTGTGTTTATCAGTTAGAGTGATAATTATGGCACTACCTCCAGGGACTTAATTACGGATTTGCCATCGGAATAGCCAGTTATGAATCGAGGGACTccgttaatttatgaaattcaaccataaaagcttaaaattttgcattatatttcGAGTGGGTGCCCCCTTGCGTGGTCAACGTCTCCACTGAAGATGACAGGGAGTCGTTAATCCAGGATATATAGAAGGACGATATCTTGTCCTGCGTCGTCATTTCTACGGATTTTTCAatcatgtttattaaattttaatttaactattgaattggccatttatatttatattcttgacTCTTAAAGGGTAGAAAGTAGGAAAGAAGGAGGATGATGTAAGAGAAGGAACAATGTCAACTCGTAGAGGGTTGAGATTCAGGATTAACAGATTCTTATTGAAAAGTTTTGgtatttgtttctaaaatagctaGGATAGAATGGAATTACGAATCTATAGTTACGCTATgacataaaatttcaataattcagtttttttaaaacaatttcaaaaatccacacttgtggaaaaaaaattcaaatattaaattttctagtaaaaagaaaaaagttccttcttttttcttgggGGAGCTACAGCGCCTCCATCAACCGTCTGTGGATGCTCCTGTTATATCATACAACGATTTTTTGGTACCTTTTAAAAAGGTTAAGTCACGAGATTTCAGCGCCCCTTGTGACAGATACCAaatggccaaaaaaaaaaaaaaaaaaaaacttaatacaataaatgaatacttaaaaaataattttattgagcttaattaatatgaaaaaatgaaataattactttattaataatttatttaacttactgAATTTCGCATACACATTCTTCGTCTTCCGAAAGTAGAAGCATCTATTctgttttctttgataatcgcaGTTTGCATTCGTAAATGTATTACATTCTTATACTAGCATACTTAGACACAgtaaacataaaatttgatgACATTTCGCGGCATTTATAGACGACTTAATTAATGGAACTGCTCCTtcagttattgagtttacaatttttttcatttttttgaatttatttacataagatttgaataaagcctCTAACTTTGCAAATTGATCCAAACAGTTCTTGCTGCAATAGATAAATTGGACACCATATAGTTCCTCAACGAATCTTAACTGAAGTGAATTCTCAATGGTTTTATTAGACCAAAGTTGGATTTTGGAatgtgaagacttgcaacttaaactttttatatggtgggaattaaatacttaaactttgattctgcatcccaaattttgacatctttctccttccacttcttctttaattcctttatttctgcttcatagactccaagttggattt comes from the Lepeophtheirus salmonis chromosome 4, UVic_Lsal_1.4, whole genome shotgun sequence genome and includes:
- the LOC121115860 gene encoding arginine-hydroxylase NDUFAF5, mitochondrial, whose translation is MLSRFFLRRLSGGSNVKKVNVFDRLTKLSQRERAAKSPDVEDYDFLKEEIGFRVADRILDIKRKMNTLVDIGAGRGFVSRHISSHSFDKVIALEMSPSYLSQCTPPEDEDVQFEKILFDEDGGKLPFDDESICAITSSLSLHWVNDLPGLFLEIKRVLKKDGVFLGSMFGGDTLYEMRSSLQLAEMEREGGFGVHVSPFIDISDLGSLLNRAGFTMLTLDADELPIRYSSIFALMKDLKGMGENNAVWNRSHSLKRDTILAANAIYNTLYANEDKSAIPATFQIYYWIGWKPDPSQKKPLAPQTPNVSLKDLDQLDEILRDKK